GAAGTGTTGCTTCCTGAGTCGTTTTATAGGGGTGCCCATCAACATATTTTCCGTGCAATGATGCACTTAAATGAAGATAACAAAGAAATTGATGTTGTAACATTGATGGATCAGTTATCAAGTGAAGGTACGTTGAATGAAGCGGGTGGTCCGCAATATCTTGCAGAGTTATCTACAAATGTACCAACGACACGAAATGTTCAGTATTACACGGACATTGTTTCTAAGCATTCATTAAAACGTAGATTGATTCAGACTGCAGATAGTATTGCCAATGATGGATATAATGATGAACTTGAACTAGATGCGATATTAAGTGATGCAGAACGCCGTATTTTAGAGCTATCATCTTCTCGAGAAAGTGATGGCTTTAAAGATATTCGTGACGTGTTGGGACAAGTATATGAAACAGCTGAAGAGCTTGATCAAAATAGCGGTCAAACGCCAGGTATCCCTACAGGATATCGAGATTTAGACCAAATGACAGCTGGGTTTAACCGTAATGATTTAATTATCCTTGCAGCGCGTCCGTCTGTAGGTAAGACTGCGTTCGCACTTAACATCGCACAAAAAGTTGCAACACACGAAGATATGTATACAGTTGGTATTTTCTCGCTAGAGATGGGTGCCGATCAGTTAGCAACACGTATGATTTGTAGTTCTGGTAATGTTGACTCGAACCGTTTAAGAACAGGTACTATGACTGAGGAAGACTGGAGTCGATTCACGATTGCTGTCGGTAAATTGTCGCGTACGAAGATATTTATCGACGATACGCCAGGTATTCGAATTAATGATTTACGATCTAAGTGTCGTCGATTAAAACAAGAACATGGTTTAGACATGATTGTAATTGACTACTTACAGTTGATTCAAGGTAGTGGTTCACGTGCGTCCGATAACAGACAACAAGAAGTTTCTGAGATCTCTCGTACATTAAAAGCGTTAGCTCGTGAATTGGAATGTCCAGTTATTGCACTGAGTCAGCTATCACGTGGTGTAGAACAACGACAAGATAAACGTCCAATGATGAGTGATATTCGTGAATCTGGTTCGATTGAGCAAGATGCCGATATCGTTGCATTCTTATATCGTGATGATTACTATAATCGTGGTGGCGATGAAGATGATGACGATGATAG
This is a stretch of genomic DNA from Staphylococcus roterodami. It encodes these proteins:
- the dnaB gene encoding replicative DNA helicase yields the protein MDRMYEQNQMPHSNEAEQSVLGSIIIDPELINTTQEVLLPESFYRGAHQHIFRAMMHLNEDNKEIDVVTLMDQLSSEGTLNEAGGPQYLAELSTNVPTTRNVQYYTDIVSKHSLKRRLIQTADSIANDGYNDELELDAILSDAERRILELSSSRESDGFKDIRDVLGQVYETAEELDQNSGQTPGIPTGYRDLDQMTAGFNRNDLIILAARPSVGKTAFALNIAQKVATHEDMYTVGIFSLEMGADQLATRMICSSGNVDSNRLRTGTMTEEDWSRFTIAVGKLSRTKIFIDDTPGIRINDLRSKCRRLKQEHGLDMIVIDYLQLIQGSGSRASDNRQQEVSEISRTLKALARELECPVIALSQLSRGVEQRQDKRPMMSDIRESGSIEQDADIVAFLYRDDYYNRGGDEDDDDDSGFEPQTNDENGEIEIIIAKQRNGPTGTVKLHFMKQYNKFTDIDYAHADMM